In Puniceicoccales bacterium, the genomic stretch TATTCAAATTTGACAATTTGGCAAAAAATTCAGATTGCACGACATCCAAACAGACCCTATGCGCTGGACTTTATAAACGGAATTTTTAGCAATTTTCAGGAATTTCACGGTGACAGGTTGTTTGGCGATGACAAAGCAATTGTTGGCGGCCCGGCTTTTTTTGACCACCAGCCGGTTATGGTAATCGGCACACAAAAAGGGCGGACGCTCAACGAAAATATTTTACGAAATTTTGGCTGCCCATACCCGGAAGGCTACAGAAAAGCTCTGCGCCTGATGAAAATGGCGGAAAAATTTTCCATGCCGATCGTGACCCTGATCGACACACCAGGTGCTTACCCTGGAATAGGTTCTGAAGAGCGTCATGTGGCCGAGGCCATAGCCGTAAACCTAAGAGACATGAGTGCTCTGACCGTCCCTATAGTTTCCGTGGTGATCGGCGAAGGCGGTTCCGGCGGTGCATTGGGAATTGCCGTGGCCGACAAAGTCCTGGTGCTGGAAAACGCCTACTATTCGGTCATCTCACCGGAGGGCTGCGCCGCAATCCTATGGAAAGATAGACAATTCGCCAACGAAGCGGCCGAAGCCTTACAATTGCAGGCAAGCAAATTGGTGGAATTTGGCGTGGCAGATGAGGTTATCGCCGAACCATTTGGCGGAGCTCACCAGGATCCCGAGCAAGCCATATTGAATACAAAAAATGCCCTAACAAATCACCTGAGTTTGGTTTGTAATCTATCTATAAAAAATCGTATTGCCAAGAGATATGAAAGGTTTAGAAATTTAGGAATATTTTCCGAATAGCGAGAATAACAGTTTTTTTTCAAAATCACAGTTCTTGACAGGTAACTTTTAACTAGTTCCATTTCAAATATGTGCGGAATAATTGGCTACATAGGTCATCGCAATGCGGCCCAGGTTGTGGTCGAGGGACTCCGCAGACTAGAATATAGAGGCTACGATTCTGCCGGGTTTGCGACCATTAAAAACGAAAAATTTCTATGTATAAAAAAAATTGGCAAGGTAAATAATCTAACCGAAGCTATTGAAAAATCCAACCTCACCGAACCGATTGGCATAGGGCATACCCGTTGGGCTACCCATGGCGTTGTATCGGAAGCAAATGCGCATCCTCAACTAAGCTCCGATGGCCTATTTGCCGTGGTCCATAATGGAATAATCGAAAACTACGCTCAGATCAAAAAATTTCTCCAAGGCCAGGGATATACATTCTCGTCAGAGACTGACACCGAGTGTCTTGCGAATCTGATAGCCTATCACTATCACAAGGAACCGGCTTCTATACAAAACAAATTCAGCGAGTGTGTCAGGAAAGCTTTGCTTCATATACAGGGCACCTACGGACTTGTCGTAATGTGCTCCGCATATCCAAGAGAAATGGTTGCCGCCAGAAAGAGTTCGCCACTTTTGGTTGGCATAGGCGAAAAAGAAACCATTGTCGCCAGCGACGCCGCCGCCCTGTTGATGTATACGAATCGGGCCGTCTATTTAAAAGATGGAGAAATTGCAATTGTCTCTGACAGCAAGTTTTACATAACAACAATCCTGTCAGAAAATGTTGACATTGTCCATCAGACCATCGATTGGACCAACCAGGATATCGAGCTTGGCCATCATGCCCACTACATGCATAAGGAAATTTTTGAGCAGCCTCAATCCATCGAAAACATCATGCGGGGAAGGTTTTCTGAGGATTGCAGCACCTCTCGGTTTGGAGGCCTGGCCATTCCACTTCACGAGTTGAGACAGGTCGACCGTATTGTATTCTGCTCCTGCGGAACATCTTGGCATGCAAGTTTGGTCGCCGAACATCTAATCGAACTCTATGCGCGAATCCCGGTTGAGGTCGAATACGCCTCGGAGTTTCGCTATAGAAATGCACCGCTGGACAAAAATACACTGATTTTTGTCATAAGCCAGTCCGGTGAAACCCTCGACACATTGGCAGCTTTACTGGAAGCTAAACGTAAGGGATTCAGGGTGTTAGGAATTACAAATGCGGTAGGATCTAGCATAGCCAGAGAAACCGACGGCGGAATTTATCAACACTCTGGACCGGAGATAGGTGTTGCTTCTACCAAAGCCTTTACTGCGCAAATATGTGCCGCAGCGATGCTTGCGTTATATTTTGCCCGAATGCGGAACATGAGCTTCGGCGACGGTATGGAATTCGTCAACGCTCTCAAAAAATTGCCATCCCAGGTGGAAGAGGTGTTGAAGCAGGAAGACCAGATAAAAGAGATAGCAAAAAAGTATTATAAATACGACGATTTCCTATTTCTTGGCAGGCAGTTGATGTTTCCGATAGCCCTGGAAGGAGCATTGAAGCTGAAGGAGATATCGTACATTCATGCCGAAGGCTATCCCTCGGCGGAGATGAAACACGGCCCGATTTCATTGATTTCAGAGAAATGTCCCTGTTGTTTTTTCGAAACCCAGCCACACATAGTCCAAAAAACCCTATCGAACATACAAGAGGTCAAGGCGAGGGGTGCACCGGTCCTGGCAATAGTATCAGAACACTGTGCAGCAGAAATTGATAACGTAGATGACCTGGTTCAGATCCCAACGTCTCACATTGCCACATCACCGGTTTTAGCCATCATTCCGGTTCAGCTCCTCGCCTATCACATTGCGCTGCTACGAGGTTGTGATGTGGACCGACCACGGAACCTGGCAAAATCGGTAACCGTAGAATAGGCTTAGTATTCTATGTCCATGCTAGGCAATAGATTCCATAACTCATAAAAATTGCTGCCCTTGAGGAATATGGTATTGGTAGCCAGGGTTGCAATGGTTTTAGCAGCGGCGGCTGTGTCCCTAAAAACGTAAATATTTTCGCATTTTGAGTTAGATTTTATTATACCTTCCATCACCGCATCGGCATAGGCTCCTATCAATACTACCAGATCTTTTTCGTCTGGTAAGATGTTTTGTCCAAGCGAGTTATGTAACTCATAGGATCTGTCACCCAGCTCAAGCATTGAGCCGATAATAAAGGTTCGGCCCGGTTCCCGAAACATGTTTTTGAAATTTGAAATGGCGTCCATCATCGAAGCGGGATTGGCATTATAGCAATCCAAATAGACAGTCTTTTCGCCTGACCGGATGATTTCACCACGCATTTTCGACGGTTTCCAGTTGCCCAGCCGGGCCTCCAGCAGAGCACGATCTATTCCGGCCTTCCGGGCCAAAAATATACCTAGGACGCAATTCCTCATCTGGCCATGGCTCATCGATGGCAGGGCGTAAAATTCTTCGCCAAATTCGCTGGAGTGGACCATAACACCATCCTCCAGTTGGCCATAGGTAACGTAATTCTCTGCGACCTTGCCATCACTCACAACGATGCTACTGCTTTCTATCTCCTTGAATGGCTTGAAGTTAAGGCATTCCTCCGGAAAGATTGCCAGGCCACCATTATTCAATGCCCGGGTCAACATTTTTGATTTTTCTTCGGCAATCTTTTCCATCGAACCGAACCGAGAGGCATGGACAGGGGTTAGACCGGTCACCACACCCAGGGTTGGGTTCAGAACATCGAGAATTTCATCCATTTCACCTGGCCGGTCAACACCACACTCAATCAATCCTATGTCATTGTCTTCGTTTAGCTTACTGAGCATCAATGGGACACCAAGCGTGTTATTCAGGTTGGCAACCGTGGCCATGGCCCGGGGCCCAAAAAGCAGGCGCATCAGATCCTTGGTGGAAGTTTTGCCGTAGCTACCGGTCAAGCCAACGATCGGACCGCGAAAGTCATTCCTGTGGGCTTTCACAATCCTACGGAACGCGGCTAGCACTTCATCGACCAGCAGCTGAGGAATGCTAACTCCTTCCACCACACGGCTTACGATAGCACAACCTGCTCCATTACGCTCGGCATCAGCCAAGAAATCGTGGCCATCCCGGACAGCGTTTATTGCCAGAAAACACTCGCCTGGCTTGATGGTTCTGGAGTCATTTGCCATGGCACTGACGAACATTGGCACATTGGATCCAACCCATTGACCACCAGATAGTTCCGGCCAAAGCTTAGTTTTCATAAAAATTTTCTATGTTGTGCTGGTAAAATCTTCATCGCGTTTCTGTACTTTGTAACCGATCTCCGTGTTAATGCAATCCCCTTCGCATGCAACATGTTACACACTTCCACATCGGACAATGGCCTGGATTTTTCCTCATTGGCAATAATATCGCGGATCAGATCCCGGAGCGCACTGGTGGATAATTCGTTGCCCGGGCCGCCAAGCTTTTTAGAAAAAAAATGTTTCAGACAAAACAGACCACGAGGTGACTGCAGGTATTTTTCCTTTATGGCCCGGCTCGCCGTGGATTGATGAACCGAGATAGTACTGGCTAAGTCCTTGAGCCTAAATGGCTTCAACTGACCTGAGCCTTCGAAAAATTCCAGCTGGGTATCCAGCAAAAGTCTTGCAATTTTCATCAACAGATCGCCTCGCCGATTCAACGCATTCATCAGGATTTTTGCACCCATGCTGTTCTGGGAAAAAAATTTTCTATCTGCTTTCCCCAGCTGGTTCTTGCAGATCAACATGGTTTTGTAGCTATCGCTCATCTTTATCTTTGGCAAGTACTTATCGTTCAAATCGATCTGCCATTCACCGTAGACTTTTTTCAATATGATATCCGGAACAACGGCAATCGGTCTTGGCTCGGAAAAAGTTTTGGCCGGCCGAAAATTTAACATCCTAAGCCTTGCGATCAAAGACCTTAACACCACGTGGTCGATCGCCATTGCCCTCTCTATCTTGCTATACCTATGCCTGAGCAAATCCTCAAAATGCCGGGACACCAGGACGGTCAATCTAACATCACTGCCCTTTATTTGGCCCAGAAGACATTCCTTAATGCCTTTAGAACCAAGACCTTCAGGGTCAAGTGACCTAAGTAAATCCCTGACTCTTGTCACATCCGCCGCCGTAACTCCAAGCTCCGAAGCCAACAGCTCATCGGATTCCACCACAAACCCATTTTCGTCCATGCGTCCGAGCAAAAACAATAAAATTGACTTGTCTTTGCCATCCACATCTGCTATTTGGGCCAAAATATGCTCTTCCAAGGTCCTCTCTGCCTCGATGGAGTCCAGGTCGTAATCACCGGAGGATGTTGCATAACCATATGCCGTAAAACTACTACTGACACCTTCATCGACCAGTTCGAGCATTGGGTTGGACCGGATTTCTTCTAGCAAAACCCTGCGTAACTCAGCCACCGGCATCTGAAGAATTTTCAGCGATCGGAGCAAGGCCGGCGACATTTTTTGCTTTTGCCTTTGCGCCTGCTCCTGGCTCAAATTTAGGTTAAAGTCCAAAAGCCTGAATTTTATTGGTGATTTCTATGGCAACTTCCAGCGCATGGTAGCCAAGGCTAACATCGACCTTTGGCGTCTCATGACAGGCAACACATTTCATAAACGATTCTAGCTCAAGCTGTAATGGTTCATCCTTCGCTATTGGCACAATCTCTTTTTCCAGGCCAAGCTGGGTTTTCCTGAACATATGGCCGGCTTGATTCATAAAATCCAACGAAATATACGTATTTTCCTGAAAAATTCTGATTTCGCGCACTTTTTTTTCGCTCACGCGACTGGCATTTATGTTTGCAACACAACCGTTTTCGAACCTCAGCCTGGCATTGGAAATATCCTCGCTGGCCGACAGAACCTTTACGCCGACGGCATCGATTTTTTCTATCTTTGAATGGACTAGTTCGAGAATAACACCCAGATCATGTATCATAAGATCCAGAACAACACCAACTTCCGAACCCCTTGCCGTGTATGGCGCCAGTCGATCTGCGGTTATAAACATCGGGTTCTTGGCTGTCTTGCATAAAAACTCCATTACGGGGTTATAATGTTCTATATGACCGACTTGTATCACACTATCATTTTTTTTTGCCGCCGACAGTATCAACGATGCTTCCTCTAGTGATGAACATAACGGCTTCTCTATCAACAGATGACAGTTTTTGTTCAACAGTTCGAGGGCCACCTCGCAATGCTTATCGGTGGGCACGACCACACTCACCGCATCACAGGCCTCACCCAGGGCTTCAACCGATGGGAAAATTTCACAACCATAGAGTTTTGCAATTTTTTTTGCCTGGCCGCTGTGCACATCACATATGCCAACTAACTCACAGCCACTCAACGAATTATATATCCTCGCATGGTGTTGTCCAAGGTGACCAACCCCAACAACACCACATCTAAGCTTAGGAATCATTTCTTGCGCCCTAGCATATCCTGATTGATCCAATGTTTCAATACACTGGGAATTCTAACCCGGCCATCCTGCTGTATGTTGTTCTCTAGCAACGCTGCAAGCACTCGCGGTACGGCCAGACCAGAGCCATTGAGCGTATGGACAAATTCCAATTTGCCGGACTCCTTTGATCTAAACCTTATGCCTGCGCGTCTGGCCTGAAAATCAGTAAAATTGCTGCAACTAGACACCTCAAGCCACCGCTTCTGGCCACCGGCAAAAACCTCCAGGTCATACTGTTTGCTGTGGGAAAACCCGATGTCACCGGTACATATGGACAGCACCCGGTAGGGCAGCTCAAGTTTTTGCAATAGACCCTCAGCATCAGCCCTAAGCTTTTCCAACTCCTCAAAACTATTGTTTGGGTTTGCCCACTTTACCAGCTCAACCTTATCGAACTGATGAAGCCGATTCAGACCGCGCACATCCTTTCCCCAGCTACCGGCTTCCCGCCGAAAACAAGGTGTGTAGGCACAGCGACATACCGGCAGCTCCCCCTCGTTAAATATCTCATTTCTGAAAAAATTCGTAACCGGCACCTCGGCGGTGGGAACGCAGTAATAGTCATCGGCCGCGGTATGATACATTTGTCCTTCTTTATCAGGCAGTTGCCCTGTAGCCATTGCGCTATCGGCATTTACCAAAATCGGCGGCATGAGTTCAACATATCCGTTTTTTCTCGCCTCATCCAGGAAAAACGAGATCAGGGCCCGAACCAGCCGGGCCATATCGCCCAGGTAAAACGGGAACCCAGAGCCTGTAACCTTCACACCTCTAGGTAGATCCAGGTACTCACCAAACCAATGGATATCATAGTGTGGCAGGGCAAATTTTGATATTTTTTCCAGGTCACCCCAGCTATAGACCAGCTGATTTTCGGTCTCATTTTTTCCCACCGGAACGGACTGATGTGGAACGTTAGGTATGCTCAAATACAATGACTTCCAGGACTCGTCAAGTTTTTTAAATTCCCCATCAAGCTTCACTATCCTATCGGAAAGC encodes the following:
- a CDS encoding acetyl-CoA carboxylase carboxyltransferase subunit alpha, with the protein product MFGRKPKKPNQKFLLEFESQLSDIQDKIDSLVEQSKTSKRDLSQEIGELETELSRLATTVYSNLTIWQKIQIARHPNRPYALDFINGIFSNFQEFHGDRLFGDDKAIVGGPAFFDHQPVMVIGTQKGRTLNENILRNFGCPYPEGYRKALRLMKMAEKFSMPIVTLIDTPGAYPGIGSEERHVAEAIAVNLRDMSALTVPIVSVVIGEGGSGGALGIAVADKVLVLENAYYSVISPEGCAAILWKDRQFANEAAEALQLQASKLVEFGVADEVIAEPFGGAHQDPEQAILNTKNALTNHLSLVCNLSIKNRIAKRYERFRNLGIFSE
- the glmS gene encoding glutamine--fructose-6-phosphate transaminase (isomerizing); protein product: MCGIIGYIGHRNAAQVVVEGLRRLEYRGYDSAGFATIKNEKFLCIKKIGKVNNLTEAIEKSNLTEPIGIGHTRWATHGVVSEANAHPQLSSDGLFAVVHNGIIENYAQIKKFLQGQGYTFSSETDTECLANLIAYHYHKEPASIQNKFSECVRKALLHIQGTYGLVVMCSAYPREMVAARKSSPLLVGIGEKETIVASDAAALLMYTNRAVYLKDGEIAIVSDSKFYITTILSENVDIVHQTIDWTNQDIELGHHAHYMHKEIFEQPQSIENIMRGRFSEDCSTSRFGGLAIPLHELRQVDRIVFCSCGTSWHASLVAEHLIELYARIPVEVEYASEFRYRNAPLDKNTLIFVISQSGETLDTLAALLEAKRKGFRVLGITNAVGSSIARETDGGIYQHSGPEIGVASTKAFTAQICAAAMLALYFARMRNMSFGDGMEFVNALKKLPSQVEEVLKQEDQIKEIAKKYYKYDDFLFLGRQLMFPIALEGALKLKEISYIHAEGYPSAEMKHGPISLISEKCPCCFFETQPHIVQKTLSNIQEVKARGAPVLAIVSEHCAAEIDNVDDLVQIPTSHIATSPVLAIIPVQLLAYHIALLRGCDVDRPRNLAKSVTVE
- the rpoN gene encoding RNA polymerase factor sigma-54, with the translated sequence MSQEQAQRQKQKMSPALLRSLKILQMPVAELRRVLLEEIRSNPMLELVDEGVSSSFTAYGYATSSGDYDLDSIEAERTLEEHILAQIADVDGKDKSILLFLLGRMDENGFVVESDELLASELGVTAADVTRVRDLLRSLDPEGLGSKGIKECLLGQIKGSDVRLTVLVSRHFEDLLRHRYSKIERAMAIDHVVLRSLIARLRMLNFRPAKTFSEPRPIAVVPDIILKKVYGEWQIDLNDKYLPKIKMSDSYKTMLICKNQLGKADRKFFSQNSMGAKILMNALNRRGDLLMKIARLLLDTQLEFFEGSGQLKPFRLKDLASTISVHQSTASRAIKEKYLQSPRGLFCLKHFFSKKLGGPGNELSTSALRDLIRDIIANEEKSRPLSDVEVCNMLHAKGIALTRRSVTKYRNAMKILPAQHRKFL
- a CDS encoding Gfo/Idh/MocA family oxidoreductase — encoded protein: MIPKLRCGVVGVGHLGQHHARIYNSLSGCELVGICDVHSGQAKKIAKLYGCEIFPSVEALGEACDAVSVVVPTDKHCEVALELLNKNCHLLIEKPLCSSLEEASLILSAAKKNDSVIQVGHIEHYNPVMEFLCKTAKNPMFITADRLAPYTARGSEVGVVLDLMIHDLGVILELVHSKIEKIDAVGVKVLSASEDISNARLRFENGCVANINASRVSEKKVREIRIFQENTYISLDFMNQAGHMFRKTQLGLEKEIVPIAKDEPLQLELESFMKCVACHETPKVDVSLGYHALEVAIEITNKIQAFGL
- the serS gene encoding serine--tRNA ligase → MLDLKYIRECHEEVKAAVLKKKFRCDVDGFIAIDKRRREMLTEIEDLRAMQNAANDSMAKLEKGSIEFCEKVTELRLLSDRIVKLDGEFKKLDESWKSLYLSIPNVPHQSVPVGKNETENQLVYSWGDLEKISKFALPHYDIHWFGEYLDLPRGVKVTGSGFPFYLGDMARLVRALISFFLDEARKNGYVELMPPILVNADSAMATGQLPDKEGQMYHTAADDYYCVPTAEVPVTNFFRNEIFNEGELPVCRCAYTPCFRREAGSWGKDVRGLNRLHQFDKVELVKWANPNNSFEELEKLRADAEGLLQKLELPYRVLSICTGDIGFSHSKQYDLEVFAGGQKRWLEVSSCSNFTDFQARRAGIRFRSKESGKLEFVHTLNGSGLAVPRVLAALLENNIQQDGRVRIPSVLKHWINQDMLGRKK